In one Lycorma delicatula isolate Av1 chromosome 5, ASM4794821v1, whole genome shotgun sequence genomic region, the following are encoded:
- the LOC142324992 gene encoding uncharacterized protein LOC142324992 isoform X2 has product MLGVLFQDVQVTATPVTINESPFAVNKNDNYELINPERFKNRITNKRQIFSNNFGGNNNNNDFDDLFVWGSNRKPSRQTPSRRITTEFTTTSSSVTTPTTTSSSPTPPSRPIENECTRRCFTTPAFNPVCGTDKITYVNPTRLNCAKDCGQRVEISHYGNCIPTGPRLPFPRRDK; this is encoded by the exons TGGGAGTATTATTTCAAGATGTTCAAGTTACTGCCACACCAGTTACGATAAATGAATCTCCATTcgctgtaaataaaaatgataattacgAATTAATAAATCCTGAAcggtttaaaaatagaattactaacaaacgacaaatattttcaaataattttggaggtaataataataataatgattttgatgatttatttgttTGGGGAAGTAATCGTAAGCCATCTAGGCAGACACCTTCTCGACGAATAACAACTGAGTTTACAACGACGTCCAGTAGTGTTACTACACCCACAACTACAAGTAGTTCACCGACTCCTCCCAGCCGACCGATTGAAAACGAGTGCACAAGACGGTGTTTCACAACACCGGCGTTTAATCCAGTATGTGGTACAGACAAAATTACATATGTAAATCCTACAAGATTGAACTGTGCGAAAGACTGCGGCCAGA gaGTGGAAATCTCACATTACGGAAATTGTATTCCAACAGGGCCTCGATTACCTTTTCCAAGAAGAGATAAATAA
- the LOC142324992 gene encoding uncharacterized protein LOC142324992 isoform X1 → MIIVYSVVLTVGVLFQDVQVTATPVTINESPFAVNKNDNYELINPERFKNRITNKRQIFSNNFGGNNNNNDFDDLFVWGSNRKPSRQTPSRRITTEFTTTSSSVTTPTTTSSSPTPPSRPIENECTRRCFTTPAFNPVCGTDKITYVNPTRLNCAKDCGQRVEISHYGNCIPTGPRLPFPRRDK, encoded by the exons TGGGAGTATTATTTCAAGATGTTCAAGTTACTGCCACACCAGTTACGATAAATGAATCTCCATTcgctgtaaataaaaatgataattacgAATTAATAAATCCTGAAcggtttaaaaatagaattactaacaaacgacaaatattttcaaataattttggaggtaataataataataatgattttgatgatttatttgttTGGGGAAGTAATCGTAAGCCATCTAGGCAGACACCTTCTCGACGAATAACAACTGAGTTTACAACGACGTCCAGTAGTGTTACTACACCCACAACTACAAGTAGTTCACCGACTCCTCCCAGCCGACCGATTGAAAACGAGTGCACAAGACGGTGTTTCACAACACCGGCGTTTAATCCAGTATGTGGTACAGACAAAATTACATATGTAAATCCTACAAGATTGAACTGTGCGAAAGACTGCGGCCAGA gaGTGGAAATCTCACATTACGGAAATTGTATTCCAACAGGGCCTCGATTACCTTTTCCAAGAAGAGATAAATAA